GCGTGCCGTACCCGGGTGCGAGCGCACACCCGGCATTGCCCGCCACGAACACGGCCTGCAGCACCAGCAGCAGCCTGCGCCGGGGCATGCGGGCGGCAAACAGGGTTACAAGCGGCGCGCCCACCACCACACCCAGCGCATAGGCGCTGATGACATGACCTGCCACCGGCACGCCAACGCCGAGCGAGCGCGCCACGTCGGGCAGTAGCGCCATGAGCGCGAACTCACCCGTGCCGATGCCGAACGTGGCCACCGCCAGGGCCCCCCAGGCCGCCCATACGCGCCCTGCCGCAAGGGGAACCATGTTCGCGTCACTCACATATCCGCCCTTTCCCGATGGAGAAGATTGGCTTACCGCTTGCACATCAATGCGGCATTAACCCATCAGGGGCCATATCACCTTATCAGACCATCCGTGGCAGAATTTCACCCTCCGGCAATCCGTGCGCCCCGCCATGCGTTATCCGGGTTCACGCCACGCGCACGCCATTCCCGTTTTCCACACGTTCCATGCCCACCATACGGACACATAGATGACAGCCTCCCCCCCCACGGCTCCTTCTTCCAACGAACCCGATTCAAAGCCTGCCCACCATAAGGATGACATAACCGACCCCCGCGCCATCCAGCTTGCCCGCATCTATGCCCTGCTGCGGCTGACGCTGATCGTGACTATCGTGGTCATGCTGATCTGGGTCGTGGGCGACGTGCTGATGGTCATCTTTGCCGCGACCCTGGTGGCCGTGATCCTGCATAACCTTGCCGGTCTTGTTGAACGGCGCATGCGCATGCCTTACTGGCTGGCACTTTCCACCGTGGTGGTGGTGCTGATCGGCGCCCTGACCGGCCTGATCTGGAGCAGCGGGCCAGAAATATCGGAGCAGGCGATCAAGCTGCGCACCGCCCTGAGCGAGCAGGCCCACAACCTGCGTGACAGCATGGGCCATTCCTCCACCGGGCGGATGATCCTCGATAACCTGCCCACCACCCTTGGCGGCAACGAACAGACTTCGGGCAATGCCGGATTCGGTTCCATCGCGGGGTCGATGACCGGCTTTGTCTCCTCGGCCTTTGGCGCTGCGGGCACACTGGCCGTGATCCTGATCGCGGGGCTGTATTTCGCCATCTCGCCAGAAATCTATGTCAATGGCATGCTGCGGCTGATCCCCCACCCCTACCGCAAGACATCGCGCACGCTGCTGCTGACCGCAGGCCGCACGCTATGGGCCTGGACGGCAGGACAGGCGCTGGACATGACGGTAGTGGGGCTGCTGTCCTTCATCGGGCTGTGGTGCATTGGCGTGCCGCTGGCCCTCGCCCTGGGCGTGGTGGCGGGAATGGCCAATTTCATCCCCTATATCGGGGCCTTCGTGGGCGCGGTGCCTGCCGTGCTCATCGGGCTGTCACAGGGCACGCGCGAGGGGGTGATGGTGCTGGGGCTTTACGCCGCCATCCAGTTCTTTGAAGGCAATGTCATGGCGCCACTCATCCAGCGCCATGCCGTCAAGATGCCGCCGGGGCTGACCATTCTGTCACAGACGATCTTTGGCACCATTCTGGGTATTCCGGGCCTGATCCTGGCGTCCCCGCTCACCGCCGCCCTGCTCGCTACCATGGACAAGGCCACGCCAAAACTGGATGATGACGAGCGGGTATAGTCCAGAAGCTTCAGGCAACGCCGCCTTTTGAAAAAGGCGGCACTCGGAAACCTTGATCTTTTTATCAGGCCTGCAGGGTATTCACATCCACATGCGCCATGCCTGCGCGGGTCGCTGC
This is a stretch of genomic DNA from Komagataeibacter xylinus. It encodes these proteins:
- a CDS encoding AI-2E family transporter, yielding MTASPPTAPSSNEPDSKPAHHKDDITDPRAIQLARIYALLRLTLIVTIVVMLIWVVGDVLMVIFAATLVAVILHNLAGLVERRMRMPYWLALSTVVVVLIGALTGLIWSSGPEISEQAIKLRTALSEQAHNLRDSMGHSSTGRMILDNLPTTLGGNEQTSGNAGFGSIAGSMTGFVSSAFGAAGTLAVILIAGLYFAISPEIYVNGMLRLIPHPYRKTSRTLLLTAGRTLWAWTAGQALDMTVVGLLSFIGLWCIGVPLALALGVVAGMANFIPYIGAFVGAVPAVLIGLSQGTREGVMVLGLYAAIQFFEGNVMAPLIQRHAVKMPPGLTILSQTIFGTILGIPGLILASPLTAALLATMDKATPKLDDDERV